A region of Nostoc sp. C052 DNA encodes the following proteins:
- a CDS encoding phage portal protein, protein MAKRNRAAKRTATRQIVESPIPKANHKKVAAVGAFPNRQAFDSNTNFNNSFKKEVTPDLLKKLAENVLFDKAIERISNGVAAIPWVIDPPEELKDDKNAIQQARRLTRSLKKPSNDIRHNTYRKFIKSAIKDLLIFGSAAIEKKPGYDDDKQAFWLWSTSPEFIKIDPAWDGDWDEPRYWYCPAKTREENWIPVLDENMFLVQAKVSSYEIVCPSPIKLAYDDINTWMGLHGYQARTVNNGVRDYMINLENAGEDEIEGFRDYWRTNVVGKGEIPIIGGKVSVVKFGAKNDEELFLKYTEFLTGLIALYFGLSHRDVGNQREDSFATADVAQSHSFQDAILPIAQVIIDDLNNQIVDFYYPDYTVQIADTEPRKEIEEAQRATILFQAGLITRNESRRMLGEPPLEGGDVFFDSSKPGDIPLQPGNTGSNIQNVNGKEQLFSQNGAANNGKIKINRRLDDKIRVLQSKN, encoded by the coding sequence ATGGCCAAAAGAAATCGAGCTGCTAAAAGAACTGCAACCAGACAAATTGTTGAATCCCCAATCCCCAAGGCTAACCACAAAAAGGTTGCTGCTGTTGGGGCTTTTCCCAATAGACAAGCATTTGATTCCAATACCAATTTTAATAATTCTTTCAAAAAAGAAGTTACTCCTGATTTGCTCAAAAAGCTTGCGGAGAACGTCTTATTTGACAAAGCCATTGAACGAATTTCCAATGGAGTTGCCGCAATTCCTTGGGTAATCGATCCTCCAGAGGAACTAAAAGATGATAAAAACGCAATTCAGCAAGCTAGAAGATTAACCCGCAGTTTAAAAAAGCCTAGCAACGATATTCGTCACAATACTTATAGAAAATTTATTAAATCAGCAATCAAAGATTTATTGATATTTGGTTCTGCTGCGATCGAGAAAAAGCCTGGATACGACGATGATAAGCAAGCTTTTTGGTTGTGGAGTACAAGTCCAGAGTTTATCAAGATAGATCCTGCTTGGGATGGGGATTGGGATGAACCCCGATACTGGTATTGTCCAGCCAAAACTAGGGAAGAGAACTGGATTCCTGTGTTGGATGAGAATATGTTTCTGGTTCAGGCAAAAGTCAGTAGTTACGAGATTGTCTGTCCTTCTCCTATCAAGTTAGCCTACGACGATATAAATACTTGGATGGGTTTACATGGATATCAGGCTCGCACCGTGAACAACGGTGTGCGAGATTACATGATTAACCTGGAAAATGCTGGAGAGGACGAGATTGAAGGATTCAGAGACTATTGGCGTACCAACGTCGTCGGCAAGGGAGAAATCCCGATTATTGGCGGCAAAGTTTCTGTTGTAAAGTTCGGTGCGAAGAACGATGAAGAACTATTTTTGAAGTATACAGAATTCTTGACTGGGTTAATTGCTTTGTATTTTGGACTCTCGCATCGAGACGTGGGGAATCAAAGGGAGGATAGTTTTGCTACAGCTGATGTTGCCCAATCACACTCTTTTCAAGATGCCATCCTCCCAATCGCTCAAGTGATCATTGACGATCTCAACAATCAAATTGTTGATTTTTATTATCCTGATTACACTGTCCAAATCGCTGACACCGAACCTAGAAAAGAAATAGAAGAAGCGCAACGAGCAACTATATTATTTCAAGCTGGCTTAATTACCAGAAACGAAAGTCGGAGAATGCTAGGGGAGCCACCATTAGAAGGAGGAGATGTATTCTTCGATTCCAGCAAACCGGGAGATATTCCACTCCAACCTGGAAATACTGGTTCAAATATTCAAAATGTTAATGGTAAAGAACAATTATTTTCCCAAAATGGAGCTGCAAACAACGGCAAAATTAAAATAAATCGAAGGTTAGATGACAAAATTCGAGTTTTACAATCTAAAAATTAA
- a CDS encoding RNA-guided endonuclease TnpB family protein, whose translation MRLVERHIIKINHRFYKEIDDLAWRSKNLYNYANYLVRQSFIKDSAYLNNVAVFHLVKKHESYTALPAKVSNQVLMALHRNWKSFFEAQKAYNQNPSKFNGRPKLPKYKDKLKGRNIVIYELGAISKKTLKEGIIKLSKTAIELKTFVNNVKEVRLIPKCGQYVIEVVYELEVVPQQLNPDWVAGIDIGLDNLAALTSNKLGFKPVLVNGRPLKSINQQYNKVKAKLQSYLKGNAKTSIRINALTCKRNNQIDNYLHNASRWIINHLVDEKIGTLVIGKNDQWKQKINLGTKTNQNFVGIPHSRFIEQLQYKSELVGITVLINEESYTSASSFLDLDPIPVYKKGEKHTFSGKRIKRAWYRSSDGRLIHADINASLNIIRKVFPATLSSGIEDIAVYPFRVTPGKVA comes from the coding sequence ATGAGGTTGGTAGAACGACATATTATTAAGATAAACCATCGGTTTTACAAAGAAATTGATGATTTAGCATGGCGTTCTAAAAATCTATATAACTACGCCAACTATTTAGTCAGACAGTCCTTTATTAAAGATTCCGCCTATCTAAACAATGTAGCAGTATTCCATCTGGTCAAAAAACATGAGTCATACACGGCGTTACCAGCAAAAGTTAGTAACCAAGTTTTGATGGCTCTGCATCGTAACTGGAAGTCATTTTTTGAGGCACAAAAAGCATATAATCAAAACCCATCCAAGTTTAATGGTCGTCCAAAGTTACCCAAATACAAGGATAAGCTTAAGGGGAGAAACATAGTAATTTATGAATTAGGGGCAATATCCAAGAAAACCTTGAAAGAAGGAATTATTAAATTATCGAAAACTGCGATTGAGCTTAAAACATTTGTCAATAATGTCAAGGAAGTAAGATTGATTCCCAAATGTGGGCAGTACGTGATTGAAGTAGTTTATGAATTGGAGGTGGTACCACAACAATTAAACCCAGATTGGGTAGCTGGGATTGATATTGGGTTAGACAACTTAGCGGCGTTAACTTCAAACAAGCTTGGGTTTAAGCCAGTACTTGTTAATGGACGACCACTTAAGTCAATCAACCAACAATACAATAAGGTAAAAGCGAAGCTTCAATCCTACCTCAAAGGCAATGCTAAAACATCGATTCGGATCAACGCATTAACTTGTAAGCGCAACAACCAAATTGATAATTACTTGCACAATGCCAGTAGATGGATCATTAACCATTTGGTCGATGAAAAGATTGGGACATTGGTTATTGGTAAAAATGACCAATGGAAACAAAAAATTAATCTTGGGACAAAGACTAACCAGAACTTTGTCGGTATTCCTCATTCACGGTTTATCGAGCAATTGCAATATAAATCTGAACTGGTTGGGATAACCGTTTTGATTAATGAGGAAAGCTACACTTCCGCCTCGTCGTTCCTCGATTTAGACCCAATCCCTGTTTACAAAAAAGGTGAAAAGCATACATTCAGTGGTAAGCGAATAAAAAGGGCTTGGTATAGATCCAGTGATGGTAGACTTATCCACGCAGATATTAACGCTAGCCTGAACATTATAAGAAAGGTATTCCCAGCGACGTTGAGTTCAGGGATAGAGGATATTGCAGTATATCCTTTCCGGGTAACACCGGGAAAAGTTGCTTGA
- a CDS encoding IS607 family transposase, with translation MKLSDYAKKAGVSYKTAHRWWKAGQLNGYQIPSTGTIIIESDNPIEQEQIALIYARVSSAEAKPNLESQAIRLTNYSIARGYRIYRVVKEIGSGLNDNRKLLSNALQDPNYNILVAEHRDRVTRFGLNYIKLLLEATGKKLEIVNDADNEKDELMQDLVSVITSFVQRIYGLRRAKRKTEKLIAELETNGVEE, from the coding sequence ATGAAACTATCTGATTACGCAAAGAAAGCTGGAGTAAGTTACAAAACGGCACATCGTTGGTGGAAGGCTGGACAACTAAACGGCTATCAGATTCCATCAACAGGGACAATCATTATTGAGTCTGATAATCCAATAGAACAAGAGCAAATTGCTCTAATTTATGCCAGAGTCTCATCGGCAGAAGCAAAGCCAAATTTAGAGAGCCAAGCCATTAGACTAACTAATTATTCTATTGCAAGAGGTTATCGTATTTACAGAGTTGTCAAAGAAATCGGAAGTGGGCTTAATGATAATAGAAAACTTTTGTCAAATGCTTTGCAAGATCCAAATTATAATATTTTGGTTGCAGAGCATCGGGATAGAGTGACTAGATTCGGGTTGAATTACATTAAATTATTATTGGAGGCGACAGGTAAAAAGCTCGAAATTGTTAACGATGCGGATAATGAAAAAGATGAATTGATGCAGGATTTAGTTTCAGTAATTACATCTTTTGTACAGCGCATTTACGGGCTGAGGAGGGCTAAACGTAAAACTGAAAAGTTAATTGCAGAATTGGAAACAAATGGAGTAGAGGAATGA